From Streptomyces sp. 6-11-2, one genomic window encodes:
- a CDS encoding transglycosylase domain-containing protein, whose translation MSEHRRKPPQPQGGGRAAARRGQSGSSSGRRAAPRGASGSPADSYGSGSHGPGPGSDSYGAGGEERPYEGRAAARRAAQRGGGRRGRPGGPDGPNGPGRGRGRAAPPAKNRIVDYPRAGKDGWHRWVPSWKLVTGLFIGFLGSMVAVAGIGYAMVGVPDVAATATAQNNVYLWSDKTPMVSTGGETNRQIVNLSQIPEAMQWAVISQENKTFYSDSGVDPKGIARAFFNMATGGQTQGGSTITQQYVKNARLDDQSQTISRKFKEIFISVKVGTTVDKKEILAGYLNSAYYGRGAYGIQAAARAYFNKDSIDLNPGECAFLSAMLKGATYYDPAGQTSIDPTGATAEQNTQRALTQMQDTLDKMVQGNHLSATERAKYTKLPDWKYPRSNTQLSGQIGYLVDLANSYLITHSDDTGLTADKLRLGGYTIWTTFDKKKVAKLEKAVKKVQKANINPKLRPKTDTHVQFGGASVDSKTGAIVAIYGGEDATRHFTNNADATGAQVGSTFKPFVLAAAMRDGVRDPSGGKSQPQDERTQVSPKSRFSGKNKLKIKNYDGTVWRDEKDGEWLQTNDGNESRGKPPSYLIDLREAMQWSVNSAFVQLGMDVGLDKVKQAALDAGLKENSLTGTGFPSFSIGISDPSAIRMAGAYATFAKSGEQNDPFSVLEVNSKDGQVYKHEGKPKEAFSPAVADNVTDILKTVVEKGTGSNAQLPGREVAGKTGTTDGNKSAWFVGYTPQLSTAIGMFRLDDNEKNKSRKFEEMYGTGGQDKIHGASFPSEIWHDYMLEALQGVPAEKFPKPEPIGEIVNPVPSPTPTPSPTPTEEASPTPSPTPSEVEPSPTPSPTPSRCGFFGCDSNGGNTGDGGTDGGNSPSPSPTDSGSGNGNGNGGGNRGNGNGGFFGGTTN comes from the coding sequence ATGAGCGAGCACCGTCGCAAACCGCCGCAGCCGCAGGGAGGCGGACGTGCCGCGGCCCGACGTGGCCAGTCCGGCTCGTCCTCCGGCCGCCGCGCGGCACCGCGAGGCGCCAGCGGATCTCCTGCCGATTCCTATGGATCCGGTTCCCACGGGCCGGGCCCGGGGTCGGATTCGTATGGCGCGGGAGGTGAGGAGCGCCCGTACGAGGGTCGTGCCGCCGCTCGGCGGGCGGCACAGAGAGGTGGCGGCCGTCGTGGCCGCCCCGGCGGACCCGATGGCCCGAACGGGCCCGGGCGCGGCCGTGGCCGGGCGGCACCGCCCGCCAAGAACCGGATCGTCGACTACCCGCGCGCGGGCAAGGACGGATGGCACCGCTGGGTGCCGTCCTGGAAGCTCGTGACGGGGCTGTTCATCGGCTTCCTCGGGAGCATGGTGGCGGTCGCCGGTATCGGGTACGCCATGGTGGGCGTGCCCGATGTCGCCGCGACCGCGACCGCGCAGAACAACGTCTACCTCTGGTCCGACAAGACGCCGATGGTCTCGACGGGTGGCGAGACGAACCGGCAGATCGTCAACCTGTCGCAGATCCCCGAGGCGATGCAGTGGGCGGTCATCTCCCAGGAGAACAAGACCTTCTACTCCGACAGCGGCGTCGACCCCAAGGGCATCGCCCGCGCGTTCTTCAACATGGCCACCGGTGGCCAGACCCAGGGTGGTTCCACCATCACCCAGCAGTACGTGAAGAACGCGAGGCTGGACGACCAGTCGCAGACGATCTCCCGTAAGTTCAAGGAGATCTTCATCTCGGTCAAGGTGGGCACCACCGTCGACAAGAAGGAGATCCTCGCGGGCTACCTGAACTCGGCCTACTACGGCCGGGGTGCCTACGGGATCCAGGCGGCCGCGCGTGCCTACTTCAACAAGGACTCCATCGACCTGAACCCGGGCGAGTGCGCCTTCCTGTCCGCGATGCTCAAGGGCGCGACGTACTACGACCCGGCGGGCCAGACCTCCATCGACCCCACCGGGGCCACCGCGGAGCAGAACACACAGCGGGCCCTGACGCAGATGCAGGACACGCTCGACAAGATGGTTCAGGGCAACCATCTGAGTGCCACCGAGCGGGCCAAATACACCAAGCTCCCCGACTGGAAGTACCCGCGGTCGAACACCCAGCTGAGCGGTCAGATCGGCTACCTCGTGGACCTGGCCAACAGCTATCTGATCACCCACAGCGACGACACCGGCCTCACCGCTGACAAGCTGCGGCTGGGCGGCTACACGATCTGGACGACCTTCGACAAGAAGAAGGTCGCGAAGCTGGAGAAGGCGGTCAAGAAGGTCCAGAAGGCCAACATCAACCCCAAGCTGCGCCCGAAGACGGACACGCACGTCCAGTTCGGCGGGGCCTCGGTGGACTCGAAGACGGGTGCCATCGTGGCGATCTACGGCGGTGAGGACGCGACCAGGCACTTCACCAACAACGCCGACGCGACCGGCGCCCAGGTCGGCTCGACCTTCAAGCCGTTCGTACTGGCCGCGGCCATGCGGGACGGAGTCCGCGACCCCAGCGGGGGCAAATCGCAGCCACAGGACGAACGCACCCAGGTGTCGCCCAAGAGCCGGTTCAGCGGTAAGAACAAGCTCAAGATCAAGAATTACGACGGGACCGTCTGGAGGGATGAGAAGGACGGGGAGTGGCTGCAGACCAACGACGGTAACGAGTCGCGCGGAAAGCCCCCGAGCTACCTGATCGACCTGCGCGAGGCGATGCAGTGGTCGGTGAACTCCGCCTTCGTGCAACTCGGTATGGACGTCGGCCTGGACAAGGTCAAGCAGGCCGCCCTCGACGCCGGTCTGAAGGAGAACAGCCTGACCGGCACAGGCTTCCCGTCCTTCTCCATCGGCATCTCCGACCCCAGCGCCATCCGCATGGCGGGCGCCTATGCCACCTTCGCCAAGAGTGGTGAGCAGAACGACCCGTTCTCCGTCCTGGAGGTCAACAGCAAGGACGGGCAGGTCTACAAGCACGAGGGCAAGCCCAAGGAGGCCTTCTCGCCGGCCGTCGCCGACAACGTCACGGACATCCTCAAGACCGTGGTCGAGAAGGGTACGGGCTCCAACGCCCAGCTGCCCGGGCGTGAGGTGGCCGGCAAGACCGGTACCACGGACGGGAACAAGTCCGCCTGGTTCGTCGGCTACACCCCGCAGCTCTCCACCGCGATCGGCATGTTCCGGCTGGACGACAACGAGAAGAACAAGTCGCGCAAGTTCGAGGAGATGTACGGCACGGGTGGCCAGGACAAGATCCATGGCGCCTCGTTCCCGTCCGAGATCTGGCACGACTACATGCTGGAGGCACTCCAGGGCGTGCCGGCCGAGAAGTTCCCGAAGCCCGAGCCCATCGGCGAGATCGTCAACCCGGTGCCCAGCCCCACGCCGACGCCCTCGCCCACCCCGACCGAGGAGGCCAGCCCGACGCCGTCTCCCACGCCCAGCGAGGTCGAGCCCAGCCCGACCCCCTCGCCGACCCCGTCGCGTTGCGGCTTCTTCGGCTGCGACAGCAACGGCGGTAATACGGGCGACGGCGGTACGGACGGAGGCAACAGCCCATCGCCGTCACCGACCGATTCAGGCAGTGGCAATGGCAACGGCAACGGAGGCGGCAACAGAGGCAACGGCAACGGAGGCTTCTTCGGAGGCACGACCAACTAG
- a CDS encoding PadR family transcriptional regulator — MSRRSGILEFAVLGLLRESPMHGYELRKRLNTSLGVFRAFSYGTLYPCLKTLVANGWLIEEPGNAPEDAVSAALAGRRAKIVYRLTAEGKEHFEELLSQTGPDTYEDEHFAARFAFFGQTSRDVRMRVLEGRRSRLEERLEKMRTSLARTRERLDDYTLELQRHGMESVEREVRWLNELIESERAGRDLKGSASGGPASLDTTTGTTGGLPRSGESPRPDTPDDTAT; from the coding sequence ATGAGCCGGCGTTCCGGCATCCTCGAGTTCGCCGTTCTCGGCCTGCTCCGCGAATCTCCGATGCACGGCTACGAGCTGCGCAAACGACTCAATACGTCACTGGGTGTGTTCCGTGCGTTCAGCTACGGGACGCTCTATCCCTGCCTCAAGACGCTGGTCGCCAACGGCTGGTTGATCGAGGAGCCGGGGAACGCTCCTGAGGACGCCGTCTCCGCCGCGCTCGCAGGGCGCCGCGCCAAAATCGTCTACCGGTTGACGGCCGAAGGTAAGGAGCACTTCGAGGAGCTGCTCTCGCAGACGGGCCCCGACACGTACGAGGACGAGCACTTCGCCGCGCGCTTCGCCTTCTTCGGGCAGACGTCGCGCGACGTACGCATGCGCGTGCTGGAGGGCCGCCGCAGCCGGTTGGAGGAGCGTCTGGAGAAGATGCGCACCTCTCTGGCACGCACCCGGGAGCGCCTCGACGACTACACACTCGAGCTCCAGCGCCACGGGATGGAGTCCGTGGAGCGCGAAGTGCGCTGGCTGAACGAGCTCATCGAGAGCGAGCGGGCCGGGCGGGACCTCAAGGGTTCCGCCTCCGGGGGACCCGCGTCGCTGGACACCACCACTGGAACGACGGGCGGCCTGCCCCGGTCCGGGGAGTCTCCCCGGCCGGATACGCCCGACGACACCGCCACGTGA
- a CDS encoding CCA tRNA nucleotidyltransferase, translating to MPNANEDTSPALNQVQQRAVSELLLVAPVADELARRFQEAGFSLALVGGSVRDALLGRLGNDLDFTTDARPEDVLKIVRPWADAVWEVGIAFGTVGAQKQARVGDVDRCFQIEVTTYRSEAYDRSSRKPEVSYGDSIEEDLVRRDFTVNAMAVALPEKTFIDPHGGIGDLEARVLRTPGTPEESFSDDPLRMMRAARFAAQLDFDVAPEIVTAIKDMAGRIEIVSAERVRDELNKLILSAHPRKGLTLLVDTGLAGHVLPELPALRLESDEHHRHKDVYDHTLIVLEQAMALEEEPDLALRLAALLHDIGKPRTRRFEKDGRVSFHHHEVVGAKMTKKRMTALKYSNELVKDVSRLVELHLRFHGYGTGEWTDSAVRRYVRDAGPLLDRLHKLTRSDCTTRNKRKAAALSRAYDGLEERITQLQEREELDAIRPDLDGNQIMEILGVKPGPAVGKAYKYLLELRLENGPMEHDAAVAALKEWWAEQEEQG from the coding sequence GTGCCGAACGCCAACGAAGACACTTCCCCTGCCCTGAACCAGGTGCAGCAGCGCGCGGTGAGCGAGCTGCTGCTGGTGGCCCCCGTCGCCGACGAGCTCGCGCGCCGTTTCCAGGAGGCCGGGTTCTCTCTCGCCCTGGTCGGAGGCTCGGTCCGGGACGCACTGCTCGGCCGGCTCGGCAACGACCTGGACTTCACGACCGACGCCCGCCCCGAGGACGTACTGAAGATCGTGCGGCCATGGGCGGACGCCGTCTGGGAGGTCGGGATCGCCTTCGGCACGGTCGGGGCGCAGAAGCAGGCCCGCGTCGGGGACGTCGACCGGTGCTTCCAGATCGAGGTGACCACCTACCGGTCCGAGGCCTACGACCGCTCCTCGCGCAAGCCTGAGGTGTCGTACGGCGACTCCATCGAGGAGGACCTCGTCCGCCGTGACTTCACGGTCAACGCCATGGCCGTGGCGCTACCGGAGAAGACGTTCATCGACCCGCACGGCGGGATCGGCGACCTCGAGGCGCGTGTGCTGCGCACCCCGGGCACACCCGAGGAGTCCTTCTCCGACGACCCGCTGCGCATGATGCGAGCCGCGCGCTTCGCCGCTCAGCTCGACTTCGATGTCGCCCCCGAGATCGTCACGGCGATCAAGGACATGGCGGGGCGCATCGAGATCGTCTCGGCCGAGCGGGTCCGGGACGAGCTGAACAAGCTGATCCTGTCGGCCCACCCGCGCAAGGGCCTGACCCTGCTCGTCGACACCGGTCTCGCCGGCCATGTCCTGCCCGAGCTGCCCGCCCTGCGCCTGGAGAGTGACGAGCACCACCGGCACAAGGATGTCTACGACCACACGCTGATCGTGCTGGAGCAGGCAATGGCGCTGGAGGAGGAACCCGACCTGGCCCTCCGCCTTGCCGCCCTCCTGCACGACATCGGCAAGCCGCGCACGCGCCGCTTTGAGAAGGACGGCAGGGTCTCCTTCCACCATCACGAGGTGGTCGGCGCGAAGATGACCAAGAAGCGCATGACCGCGCTGAAGTACTCCAACGAGCTGGTGAAGGACGTTTCGCGGCTGGTCGAACTCCACCTGCGCTTCCATGGCTACGGCACCGGTGAGTGGACGGACTCGGCTGTCCGCCGCTACGTCCGCGACGCCGGTCCGCTGCTCGACCGCCTTCACAAGCTGACCCGCTCGGACTGCACCACCCGCAACAAGCGCAAGGCGGCCGCGCTGTCCCGGGCGTACGACGGTCTGGAGGAGCGCATCACCCAGCTTCAGGAGCGCGAAGAGCTCGACGCGATCCGTCCGGACCTCGACGGCAACCAGATCATGGAGATCCTGGGCGTCAAGCCCGGCCCGGCCGTCGGCAAGGCGTACAAGTACCTGCTGGAGCTCCGCCTTGAGAACGGCCCGATGGAGCACGATGCGGCGGTGGCGGCCCTCAAGGAGTGGTGGGCCGAGCAGGAGGAGCAGGGCTGA
- the femX gene encoding peptidoglycan bridge formation glycyltransferase FemX: protein MSLTLRTISREQHLAYIQNLPAASHMQVPAWSEVKAEWRSENLGWFDDRTGELVGAGLVLYRQLPKIKRYLAYLPEGPVINWFAPNLDDWIQPMLAHLKQQGAFSVKMGPPVIIRRWNSETIKKGIQDSDVKRLRDLEADFIEPRAFEVADKLRRMGWQQGEDGGAGFGDVQPRYIFQVPLANRSLEEVHKNFNQLWRRNIKKAEKAGVEVVQGGYQDLEEWQRLYEITAVRDHFRPRPLSYFQRMWTALNTEDPNRMRLYFARHNGVNLAAATMLIVGGHVWYSYGASDNIGREVRPSNAMQWRMLRDAYALGATVYDLRGISDSLDETDHLFGLIQFKVGTGGQAAEYLGEWDFPLNKLLHKALDIYMSRR, encoded by the coding sequence ATGAGCCTGACCCTGAGGACCATCAGTCGAGAGCAGCATCTGGCCTACATCCAGAACCTGCCCGCGGCGAGTCACATGCAGGTCCCGGCCTGGTCAGAGGTCAAGGCGGAGTGGCGCTCGGAAAACCTGGGCTGGTTCGACGACCGCACCGGCGAACTGGTCGGCGCGGGCCTCGTCCTGTACCGCCAACTGCCCAAGATCAAGCGGTATCTCGCCTACCTGCCCGAGGGCCCGGTCATCAACTGGTTCGCGCCGAATCTCGACGACTGGATCCAGCCGATGCTGGCGCATCTGAAGCAACAGGGCGCCTTCTCGGTGAAGATGGGCCCGCCGGTGATCATCCGCCGCTGGAACTCCGAGACCATCAAGAAGGGCATCCAGGACTCGGACGTCAAGCGCCTGCGCGACCTGGAGGCCGACTTCATCGAGCCCCGCGCCTTCGAGGTCGCCGACAAGCTGCGCCGCATGGGCTGGCAGCAGGGCGAGGACGGCGGCGCCGGCTTCGGCGACGTGCAGCCCCGTTACATCTTTCAGGTGCCGCTCGCCAACCGGTCCCTGGAAGAGGTGCACAAGAACTTCAACCAGCTGTGGCGCCGCAACATCAAGAAGGCGGAGAAGGCCGGGGTCGAGGTCGTCCAGGGCGGCTACCAGGACCTCGAGGAATGGCAGCGGCTGTACGAGATCACCGCGGTGCGCGACCACTTCCGACCCCGCCCGCTGTCGTACTTCCAGCGCATGTGGACGGCCCTCAACACCGAGGACCCCAACCGCATGCGGCTGTACTTCGCCCGGCACAACGGCGTGAACCTGGCAGCGGCGACGATGCTGATCGTGGGCGGGCACGTCTGGTACTCCTACGGTGCCTCCGACAACATCGGCCGCGAGGTCCGGCCCTCGAACGCGATGCAGTGGCGGATGCTGCGCGACGCCTACGCGCTCGGCGCCACCGTCTACGACCTGCGCGGCATCTCCGACTCGCTGGACGAGACCGACCACCTCTTCGGACTGATCCAGTTCAAGGTCGGCACCGGCGGCCAGGCCGCCGAGTACCTCGGGGAGTGGGACTTCCCGCTGAACAAGCTGCTCCACAAGGCGCTCGACATCTACATGTCGCGCCGCTGA
- a CDS encoding inositol-3-phosphate synthase: MGSVRVAIVGVGNCAASLVQGVEYYKDADPASKVPGLMHVQFGDYHVRDVEFVAAFDVDAKKVGLDLADAIGASENNTIKICDVPSTGVTVQRGHTLDGLGKYYRETIEESAEAPVDIVQILKDKQIDVLVCYLPVGSEDAAKFYAQCAIEAKVAFVNALPVFIAGTKEWADKFTEAGVPIVGDDIKSQVGATITHRVMAKLFEDRGVILDRTMQLNVGGNMDFKNMLERDRLESKKISKTQAVTSQIPDRDLGEKNVHIGPSDYVAWLDDRKWAYVRLEGRAFGDVPLSLEYKLEVWDSPNSAGVIIDALRAAKIAKDRGIGGPILSASSYFMKSPPVQYFDDEARENVEKFIRGEVER; the protein is encoded by the coding sequence ATGGGTTCGGTTCGCGTAGCCATCGTCGGCGTGGGCAACTGCGCCGCGTCGCTGGTGCAGGGCGTCGAGTACTACAAGGACGCCGACCCGGCGTCGAAGGTCCCGGGCCTCATGCACGTGCAGTTCGGCGACTACCACGTGCGTGACGTCGAGTTCGTCGCCGCCTTCGACGTCGACGCGAAGAAGGTCGGCCTGGACCTCGCGGACGCCATCGGCGCCTCCGAGAACAACACCATCAAGATCTGCGACGTGCCCAGCACCGGTGTGACGGTTCAGCGCGGCCACACCCTCGACGGTCTCGGCAAGTACTACCGGGAGACCATCGAGGAGTCCGCCGAGGCCCCGGTCGACATCGTCCAGATCCTCAAGGACAAGCAGATCGACGTCCTGGTCTGCTACCTGCCCGTGGGCTCCGAGGACGCGGCGAAGTTCTACGCCCAGTGCGCCATCGAGGCCAAGGTCGCCTTCGTCAACGCGCTCCCGGTCTTCATCGCCGGCACCAAGGAGTGGGCGGACAAGTTCACCGAGGCGGGCGTCCCGATCGTCGGCGACGACATCAAGTCGCAGGTCGGCGCGACCATCACGCACCGCGTCATGGCGAAGCTGTTCGAGGACCGCGGTGTCATCCTGGACCGCACCATGCAGCTGAACGTCGGCGGCAACATGGACTTCAAGAACATGCTGGAGCGCGACCGCCTGGAGTCCAAGAAGATCTCCAAGACGCAGGCCGTCACCTCCCAGATCCCCGACCGGGACCTCGGCGAGAAGAACGTCCACATCGGCCCGTCCGACTACGTGGCCTGGCTCGACGACCGCAAGTGGGCCTACGTCCGCCTCGAGGGCCGCGCCTTCGGCGACGTCCCGCTGAGCCTGGAGTACAAGCTCGAGGTCTGGGACTCCCCGAACTCCGCCGGTGTCATCATCGACGCCCTGCGCGCCGCGAAGATCGCCAAGGACCGGGGCATCGGTGGTCCGATCCTGTCGGCGTCCTCGTACTTCATGAAGTCCCCGCCGGTGCAGTACTTCGACGACGAGGCCCGCGAGAACGTGGAGAAGTTCATCCGCGGCGAGGTCGAGCGCTAG
- a CDS encoding MFS transporter has protein sequence MAVVRDLRVLLRLRNFRRLLAVRVLSQSADGVYQVALATYVVFSPEKQTSPAAIASAMAVLLLPYSLVGPFAGVLLDRWRRRQVFLYGNLARAVMATATAVLMIAAVPDWLFYVSALCVTAVNRFVLAGLSAALPRVVDAERLVMANSLSPTAGSLAAFAGGGLAFVVRLAGADSDAAVVLLGAALYLCAALTSLLMAPDLLGPDRGPERTRLGTALTVTARDLAAAVRHLAAPSRRQAAWALASMTLMRFCYGALTVMVLMLCRYGLTSNTREGLRLLGLALALSGAGFFAAAVMTPWAAGRLGPARWIAVCAGSAAVLEPALGLPFATGPLLVAAFVLGLTTQGAKISTDTMVQSAVDDGFRGRIFSVYDVLFNMAFVGAAGVAALMLPPDGRSALLVVMIAVIYGAVAAAMTRFAGR, from the coding sequence ATGGCCGTCGTCCGTGACCTGCGTGTCCTGCTGCGCTTGAGGAACTTCAGACGCCTGCTCGCCGTGCGGGTGCTCTCCCAGAGCGCCGACGGCGTCTACCAGGTCGCGCTCGCCACCTACGTCGTCTTCTCCCCGGAGAAGCAGACCTCGCCCGCCGCGATCGCCTCGGCGATGGCGGTCCTGCTCCTGCCGTACTCCCTGGTGGGCCCCTTCGCGGGCGTCCTGTTGGACCGCTGGCGCCGCCGCCAGGTCTTCCTCTACGGCAACCTGGCGCGTGCCGTGATGGCGACCGCCACGGCCGTGCTGATGATCGCCGCCGTGCCGGACTGGCTGTTCTACGTCTCGGCGCTGTGCGTCACCGCCGTCAACCGCTTCGTCCTCGCCGGCCTGTCGGCCGCGCTGCCGCGCGTCGTCGACGCCGAGCGGCTGGTGATGGCCAACTCCCTGTCGCCGACCGCCGGCTCCCTGGCCGCGTTCGCGGGTGGCGGTCTCGCCTTCGTCGTACGGCTGGCGGGAGCGGACTCCGACGCGGCCGTGGTGCTGCTGGGGGCCGCCCTGTATCTGTGCGCGGCCCTGACCTCACTGCTCATGGCACCGGATCTGCTCGGGCCCGACCGGGGGCCGGAGCGGACACGGCTGGGCACGGCACTGACCGTCACCGCACGCGATCTGGCGGCGGCTGTACGGCACCTCGCCGCGCCGTCCCGGCGTCAGGCCGCCTGGGCACTGGCCTCGATGACGTTGATGCGTTTCTGCTACGGGGCACTGACCGTCATGGTGCTGATGCTGTGCCGCTACGGCCTGACCTCGAACACACGGGAGGGGCTGCGTCTGCTCGGGCTGGCGCTGGCCCTCTCCGGCGCCGGGTTCTTCGCGGCGGCCGTGATGACACCGTGGGCGGCCGGCCGGCTCGGACCGGCCCGCTGGATCGCCGTGTGCGCCGGCTCCGCGGCGGTTCTCGAGCCCGCCCTGGGCCTGCCGTTCGCCACCGGCCCCCTGCTCGTCGCGGCGTTCGTGCTGGGGCTGACCACCCAGGGCGCGAAGATCTCCACGGACACGATGGTGCAGTCCGCGGTCGACGACGGCTTCCGCGGCCGGATCTTTTCCGTGTACGACGTGCTGTTCAACATGGCGTTCGTCGGCGCCGCGGGGGTCGCCGCGCTGATGCTGCCACCGGACGGCCGGTCGGCCCTGCTCGTCGTCATGATCGCCGTGATCTACGGCGCGGTTGCGGCCGCTATGACCCGCTTTGCAGGCCGATAA
- a CDS encoding glycosyltransferase family 87 protein, with translation MPSAESTQASVHEPDPVRPTKEDEVAAAGSELVGGPVGRRALLGRSWWTPVRVVALVAIGMFALGLVQKVPCYHGGWFFGASSQYTKACYSDIPHLYQGRGFAEGLVPYFDKLPGDMPYLEYPVLTGVFMEVASWLTPHSGSIQHQEQWYWMVNAGMLMVCAAVIAVCVARTHARRPWDGLLVALAPAFALTATINWDLLAVALTAAAMLMWSRGRSVAFGVLLGLATAAKLYPVFLLGPLFVLCWRAGKWRDFGKALAGAVVAWLVVNLPVMAFASEGWWQFYRFSHDRGVDFGSFWLIWAQNSSSPPSTDFVNTTATLLVVLCALGIAALTLYAPRRPRFAQLAFLIVAAFIVTNKVYSPQYVLWLVPLAALARPKWRDFLIWQACEVAYFFGIWMYLAYTTSGDAHKGLPTDGYHWAIAVHLLGTLYLCAVVVRDILMPERDVVRRAGDDDPSGGVLDGAEDVFVLGARARPQHREADFGGPQVEWGGQGTSAPQSGSL, from the coding sequence ATGCCCAGTGCTGAATCGACGCAAGCGAGCGTGCACGAGCCGGACCCGGTGCGGCCCACCAAGGAGGACGAGGTCGCGGCGGCCGGCAGTGAGCTGGTCGGCGGCCCCGTCGGGCGGCGTGCCCTGCTCGGGAGGTCCTGGTGGACCCCCGTACGGGTCGTCGCGCTCGTCGCGATCGGCATGTTCGCCCTCGGTCTGGTCCAGAAGGTCCCCTGCTACCACGGTGGCTGGTTCTTCGGTGCGAGTTCGCAGTACACGAAGGCCTGCTACTCGGACATTCCGCACCTCTACCAGGGGCGCGGCTTCGCCGAGGGCCTCGTGCCCTACTTCGACAAGCTCCCCGGCGACATGCCGTACCTGGAGTACCCCGTACTGACCGGGGTGTTCATGGAGGTGGCCTCCTGGCTGACCCCGCACAGCGGCAGCATCCAGCATCAGGAACAGTGGTACTGGATGGTCAACGCCGGGATGCTGATGGTGTGCGCGGCCGTCATCGCCGTCTGCGTGGCCCGCACACACGCCCGGCGACCGTGGGACGGTCTGCTGGTCGCCCTCGCGCCGGCCTTCGCGTTGACCGCCACCATCAACTGGGACCTGCTGGCGGTCGCCCTGACGGCCGCCGCGATGCTGATGTGGTCCCGCGGGCGCTCGGTCGCCTTCGGCGTCCTGCTGGGCCTCGCCACGGCCGCCAAGCTGTATCCCGTCTTCCTGCTCGGCCCGCTGTTCGTCCTGTGCTGGCGGGCGGGCAAGTGGCGGGACTTCGGCAAGGCCCTGGCGGGCGCCGTCGTCGCCTGGCTGGTGGTGAACCTGCCGGTGATGGCCTTCGCCTCGGAGGGCTGGTGGCAGTTCTACAGGTTCAGCCATGACCGGGGCGTCGACTTCGGCTCCTTCTGGCTCATCTGGGCCCAGAACTCGAGCAGCCCGCCGAGCACCGACTTCGTCAACACCACGGCCACGCTGCTCGTGGTGCTGTGCGCCCTCGGTATCGCGGCGCTGACGCTGTACGCCCCGCGCCGTCCGCGCTTCGCCCAGCTCGCCTTTCTGATCGTGGCGGCCTTCATCGTCACCAACAAGGTCTACTCGCCGCAGTACGTCCTGTGGCTGGTCCCGCTGGCCGCGCTGGCCCGCCCCAAGTGGCGGGACTTCCTGATCTGGCAGGCCTGCGAGGTGGCGTACTTCTTCGGCATCTGGATGTACCTGGCGTACACGACCAGTGGAGACGCCCACAAGGGTCTGCCGACCGACGGCTACCACTGGGCGATCGCCGTGCACCTGCTGGGCACGCTGTACCTGTGCGCGGTCGTCGTGCGCGACATCCTCATGCCGGAGCGGGACGTGGTGCGCCGCGCCGGCGACGACGACCCCTCGGGCGGTGTCCTCGACGGTGCCGAGGACGTCTTCGTCCTCGGCGCCCGGGCCCGTCCGCAGCACCGGGAGGCGGACTTCGGCGGGCCGCAGGTGGAGTGGGGCGGACAGGGCACGTCGGCACCCCAGAGTGGTTCGCTCTGA
- a CDS encoding alanine racemase, translated as MALTLYVDTARWRAHHKHVQEQFPGLVPVCKGNGYGFGHERLAEEATRLGSDILAVGTTYEAARIKDFFSGDLLVLTPYRRGEEPVPLPDRVIRSVSSVDGVYGLVGARVVIEVMSSMKRHGISEQDLPQLHAAIENVRLEGFAIHLPLDRTDGSDAVEEVIGWMDRLRAARLPLHTMFVSHLKAQELARLQQQFPQTQFRARIGTRLWLGDHEATEYRGAVLDVTRVTKGDRFGYRQQKAASDGFLVVVAGGTSHGVGLEAPKALHGVMPRAKGVARAGLATVNRNLSPFVWSGKQRWFAEPPHMQVSILFVPSDAQEPKVGDELVAHLRHTTTQFDRLMDH; from the coding sequence ATGGCGCTCACGCTCTACGTCGACACCGCGCGCTGGCGGGCGCACCACAAGCACGTGCAGGAGCAGTTCCCCGGGCTGGTCCCGGTCTGCAAGGGCAACGGCTACGGATTCGGGCACGAGCGGCTGGCCGAGGAGGCCACCCGGCTGGGCTCCGACATCCTCGCCGTCGGCACGACGTACGAGGCCGCCCGCATCAAGGACTTCTTCAGCGGTGACCTGCTGGTGCTGACGCCCTACCGCCGCGGCGAGGAGCCGGTGCCGCTGCCCGACCGTGTGATCCGCTCGGTGTCATCGGTCGACGGGGTGTACGGCCTCGTCGGGGCCCGCGTCGTCATCGAGGTGATGTCCTCGATGAAGCGGCACGGCATCAGCGAGCAGGACCTGCCGCAGCTGCACGCCGCCATCGAGAACGTCCGGCTGGAGGGCTTCGCCATCCATCTGCCGCTGGACCGCACGGACGGTTCGGACGCCGTGGAGGAGGTCATCGGCTGGATGGACCGGCTGCGCGCGGCCCGCCTGCCGCTGCACACGATGTTCGTCAGCCACCTCAAGGCGCAGGAACTCGCACGGTTGCAGCAGCAGTTCCCGCAGACACAGTTCCGCGCCCGTATCGGCACGCGGCTCTGGCTGGGGGACCACGAGGCCACTGAGTACCGCGGCGCGGTCCTGGACGTCACACGGGTCACCAAGGGCGACCGTTTCGGCTACCGCCAGCAGAAGGCGGCCTCGGACGGCTTCCTGGTGGTCGTGGCGGGCGGTACGTCGCACGGAGTGGGCCTGGAGGCCCCCAAGGCGCTGCACGGCGTCATGCCGCGCGCCAAGGGCGTCGCCCGCGCCGGCCTGGCCACGGTGAACCGCAACCTCTCCCCGTTCGTCTGGAGCGGCAAGCAGCGCTGGTTCGCGGAGCCGCCGCACATGCAGGTGTCGATCCTGTTCGTTCCCTCGGACGCACAAGAGCCCAAGGTCGGTGACGAGTTGGTGGCCCATCTGCGCCACACCACCACGCAGTTCGACCGGCTCATGGACCACTGA